The nucleotide sequence ACGAGCTCGTGCTCGCGGTGCCGCCGGAGGGCACGCGCGCCTATGCCGACCGCTGGCGCTCTGGATTTTACCACATCGCGCGGGGCGCGGGCGTGCCGGTGGTGCCCGGCTACCTCGACTTCGCGCGTCGCCGAGCGGGCCTCGGGCCGGCGATCGCGCTGACGGGCGACATGCGCGCCGACATGGACAAGGTGCGGGCGTTCTACGACGAGAAGCGCCCCGTGCCCTTCGATCCGGCCAAATTCGGCCCGATTCGTCTCCGTGAGGAGGAGCCCTCGCCCGAAGGTGGAGGCGCGGCGTCGCGCTGAGGCGCCGAAGCGCGCTATCGTAGGTCCGTGCAGCCGACTCCCTCGGGCGCCCTGGCCTGCCCGCGCTGCGGGGCCACGTACGATAGCGACGCCGCGTTCTGCGTGCTCGACGGGACGCCCCTCACCAAGACGGCGGTCGCCGACAAGGGCTACGTGGGAGCGGTCGTCGGCAACGACATCGAGCTTCGCGAGATCATCGGCTCGGGCGCGATGGGCCGGGTCTACCGTGGCTTTCAGCGCGGAACGGATCGCGACGTCGCGGTGAAGGTCCTCCACGGCGAGCTGCTCGGTCGCTCGCAGCTCGTGCAGCGCTTCTGTCGCGAGGCGAAGATCGCCGGCAAGCTGAAGCACCCTCACGTGGTCGAGGTGTACACCACGGGTGAGCTGCCGGACGGCGCCTCCTACATCGTCATGGAGTTCCTCGACGGCGCGTCTCTCGCGACGGTCCTCGAGGCTTCGGGTGGCAAGCTCCCGCCCGAGCGCGCGATCTCCGTCGCGCGGCAGATCTGCGACGCCATCGGCGAGGGCCACCAGCGCGGGATCATCCACCGCGACCTGAAGCCCGAGAACGTCATGTTGGTCTCGCGCACACGGCGCGACGGGGCGGCGCGTGACGCGCGCACGCACGCGCACCGCGCGGACTTGAACTGGGTGAAGGTCCTCGACTTCGGGATCGCGCGCTCGACCCTCCCCGACGGCTCGATGGAGACCGCCGCGGGCGCCATCTTCGGCACCGCACGCTACATCTCGCCCGAGTGCGCCCAAGGCGAGACGGCGACCCCCGCGAGCGACGTCTACTCGCTGGCCGTGATGCTCTACCAGATGCTGTCGGGACACACGCCGTTCAACGCCGACCAGCCCGTGGGTCTGCTCTTCAAGCACGTGCACGACCCGCCGCCGCCGCTCCGGAGCTGGCCGGGCGCGGAGGGGCTCCCTCCGGCCCTCGAGCATGTCGTGATGGCGTGCCTCGCGAAGGATCCCGGCGCGCGCCCGCAGGACGGCGAGGCGCTCGACAGGGCGCTGCGCGAGGCGGCCGAGGCGGCAGGGCTCGAGCTCCCAGGCTTCGGCTCGGTTCGCGGTCGTCCGAGCGTGGCGAAGGTGGCCGACACCCTCGACGATGTGGTCGGCCCGATCGTGCGCCCCGCCGAGGGGGTGGCGCCCGCCCCGGTCCTCGCCGAGCCGCGCACCCGCGGCGCCTCGAGCCCGCCGCCGCGCGCGCGACGGACCTGGGCGTGGGGCGTGGCCGTGGCGCTGTTCGCGTTCGTCGTGGGCGCGGGCGGCGCCGGGCTCCTCGTCCGCGCGCGCTACTCGCGCGAAGACCCGGCGCAGGCCGAACGCACCAAGCACATCGAGCGCACGCGCGAGGCCCTCACGGATGGCCACTACACGGCGCCACCAGGTGAAAATGTGAGTGATCTCGTGCGTGTTGGGCTCCAACGTTGGCCGAACGACGCCGAGCTCAAGCGGCTCCGCTCCGACGCGGAGCACGAGATGATCACCATGGCGATGGCGGCGCGGAGCTCGGGCGATCTCGTGGGCGCGCGCGATCTCGCGCGCGGCGCGCACTCGCTCGACTCCACCGACAACTCGGCGCGTTTTCTCCGGGCGCAGCTCGACGACGACCTGCGCGGGATCGCGAGCGGCGCGACGGTGAACGTGGGCGCGCCGCGCCTCGTGTTCGAGTCGCCCCCGGTGGTGAAGCCGGGCGCCCGGGTCGAGATGACCTGCCGCGTGGTCCCCGGCGCGGCCGGCGCGAAGGCGAAGATCTCGGGTATCCGGGTCACCCTCCTCCCCAATGGCAAGACCACCGGCGGTGCGCCGGTCACCCTGACGAGCACGGACCCCTCGAACGTGCGCGCGGTCGTCGTCGCGCCGGAGCCGGGCAGCTACGACGTGAGCTTCGAGGCGAGCGTGGATGGGATGGTGGTGCGGGCCATGCGTGACCTGGACGTCGCGCCGTAGGCGGAGCGCGGCGGCCCAGGGCGCGAGCGCCCCACCCTCAG is from Myxococcales bacterium and encodes:
- a CDS encoding lysophospholipid acyltransferase family protein, whose translation is MPTRVTPSWLSARALGLAGWKFEGPVPSEKKYVMLAVPHTSNWDGVLLLSLTRSIGVRIEWMVKDSWVKGPVGPVLKRLGAVAIDRSHATHVVDQMVEQFRRNDELVLAVPPEGTRAYADRWRSGFYHIARGAGVPVVPGYLDFARRRAGLGPAIALTGDMRADMDKVRAFYDEKRPVPFDPAKFGPIRLREEEPSPEGGGAASR
- a CDS encoding serine/threonine protein kinase, translating into MQPTPSGALACPRCGATYDSDAAFCVLDGTPLTKTAVADKGYVGAVVGNDIELREIIGSGAMGRVYRGFQRGTDRDVAVKVLHGELLGRSQLVQRFCREAKIAGKLKHPHVVEVYTTGELPDGASYIVMEFLDGASLATVLEASGGKLPPERAISVARQICDAIGEGHQRGIIHRDLKPENVMLVSRTRRDGAARDARTHAHRADLNWVKVLDFGIARSTLPDGSMETAAGAIFGTARYISPECAQGETATPASDVYSLAVMLYQMLSGHTPFNADQPVGLLFKHVHDPPPPLRSWPGAEGLPPALEHVVMACLAKDPGARPQDGEALDRALREAAEAAGLELPGFGSVRGRPSVAKVADTLDDVVGPIVRPAEGVAPAPVLAEPRTRGASSPPPRARRTWAWGVAVALFAFVVGAGGAGLLVRARYSREDPAQAERTKHIERTREALTDGHYTAPPGENVSDLVRVGLQRWPNDAELKRLRSDAEHEMITMAMAARSSGDLVGARDLARGAHSLDSTDNSARFLRAQLDDDLRGIASGATVNVGAPRLVFESPPVVKPGARVEMTCRVVPGAAGAKAKISGIRVTLLPNGKTTGGAPVTLTSTDPSNVRAVVVAPEPGSYDVSFEASVDGMVVRAMRDLDVAP